In the genome of Vicia villosa cultivar HV-30 ecotype Madison, WI linkage group LG7, Vvil1.0, whole genome shotgun sequence, one region contains:
- the LOC131620709 gene encoding GBF-interacting protein 1-like isoform X1, with translation MSGSGFRASIPNSVKKTIQNIKEITGNHSDEDIYAMLKECSMDPNETTQKLLLQDTFHEVKRKRDKRKESLNNREHVEPRGRPGTHGRGPRGGRGNFSSHNISHDASGRKTSVTGKDSGARLPSEKIAPQPSASQEIISKGKSSGTSSAPITANGPTNVASGTISSASPSPSPAANEDIMVQSSVNNNNNNNVDSASSSDKSNPVATIASGTGPAASSAVYFSSDPVLVPSDNSWLPGVVGAIRHEVGNQHSLGESNAVNSAKNKLTAVAASETGSSSVQGKIQSKSPRVAKNHGNEIPSPSSSVTLGSPSVSRPSSNYNNRSQQLNGPQKAVSNKEWKPKPTNTYNQNSRPATAPEAPPVSAEVPRQLQSASSALDTEIATSELQRKLENLRIPQHQHVILPNHIIVPDSEKNKFCFGTLGVNFGVDTTSYVSGPASEKSSNSTPLSETSQNIEETAEEQDSSQNGTLTSEVEDYPDHPLSPNNTPVNLESGEVDGSSSTNQESNESKQDNAFPSEGHQYPGVHISPNYSYGFVPPMLGPQLTPFDNSESQARDISRLPSFIVHPQLDPAGYYAQFFRPGTDSDGRLSPFASAGATTKYNGNITVLPAPNSQSPQEGILSTAGQTPITTQAAGLMQSTIAVTQQPVPVFRPSAVHLSHYPPNYIPYGHYFSPFYVPPPAIHQFLGNGAFPQQPQATTVYPSPPTVAAPGIKYPLPQFKPGTNAANPTHLVMPNAFGLYGSSPAGYNHNSATAAGNSNSNEDLGSSQFKESNVYITGPQSEGSAVWVAAPGRDMTNLPTSSFYNLPPQGPHVTFAPTQAGHGTFASIYHPAQAVTAAAVHPLLQQSQTMAGAVDMVGPGGNVYQQPQHAQINWPSNY, from the exons ATGAGTGGTAGTGGGTTTAGGGCTTCAATTCCAAACAGTGTGAAGAAGACGATCCAGAATATTAAGGAGATCACAGGTAATCATAGTGATGAAGATATCTATGCAATGCTTAAGGAGTGTTCTATGGATCCCAATGAGACCACTCAGAAGCTCCTTCTTCAGG ACACATTTCATGAGGTCAAAAGAAAGAGGGACAAGAGAAAGGAG AGTCTCAACAACAGAGAACATGTAGAGCCACGCGGGAGACCTGGCACCCACGGACGGGGGCCTAGGGGTGGTCGGGGAAATTTTTCTTCTCATAATATATCTCATG ATGCTAGTGGAAGAAAGACTTCTGTTACAGGCAAAGATAGTGGAGCTCGTCTACCTTCTGAAAAAATTGCTCCACAACCATCAGCTTCTCAAGAGATAATATCTAAAGGGAAAAGTTCCGGAACAAG CTCTGCGCCTATTACTGCCAATGGTCCTACAAATGTGGCTTCTGGAACTATTAGTAGCGCGAGTCCTTCCCCATCACCTGCTGCGAACGAAGACATAATGGTTCAATCTTCtgtcaataacaataataataataatgtggaTAGTGCTTCATCTTCTGATAAATCAAATCCAGTTGCAACAATTGCTTCTGGAACTGGGCCGGCAGCCTCATCGGCTGTTTACTTCTCTTCTGATCCAGTATTGGTTCCATCTGATAATTCATGGCTTCCTGGTGTTGTCGGTGCAATTAGACACGAAGTGGGAAACCAACACTCTCTTGGAGAATCAAATGCTGTTAACTCAGCCAAGAACAAACTAACTGCTG TGGCAGCTTCTGAGACTGGTAGCTCTTCTGTGCAAGGAAAGATTCAAAGTAAATCCCCAAGAGTAGCAAAAAATCACGGCAATGAGATACCATCCCCATCATCGTCGGTAACTCTCGGAAGCCCTTCAGTTAGTCGCCCATCCTCTAATTACAATAACCGGTCTCAACAATTAAATGGCCCTCAGAAAG CTGTTTCTAATAAGGAATGGAAACCAAAGCCCACAAACACATATAATCAAAATTCTAGACCTGCTACTGCACCTGAGGCTCCTCCCGTATCAGCTGAAGTACCTAGACAATTACAGTCTGCGTCTAGTGCCCTTGACACTGAAATAGCTACTTCAGAACTTCAGAGAAAGCTGGAGAATTTGCGTATTCCACAGCATCAACATGTTATACTTCCAAATCATATCATAGTACCAGATTCTGAGAAGAATAAGTTTTGCTTTGGAACTTTGGGAGTCAATTTTGGAGTCGATACAACAAGCTATGTTAGTGGCCCAGCTAGTGAAAAGAGTTCCAATTCCACGCCACTTTCTGAAACTTCtcagaatattgaagaaactGCGGAGGAGCAGGATTCAAG TCAAAATGGTACACTTACGTCCGAGGTGGAAGATTATCCTGACCATCCACTCTCACCCAATAACACACCTGTGAATCTAGAATCGGGTGAGGTTGACGGGTCATCCAGTACCAATCAGGAGTCTAATGAGTCCAAGCAAGACAATGCTTTTCCGTCCGAAGGTCATCAATACCCAGGCGTGCATATTTCTCCAAACTACAGTTATGGTTTTGTGCCCCCAATGTTGGGTCCTCAGCTCACACCGTTCGACAATTCCGAGTCTCAGGCACGCGATATTTCTCGGCTTCCAAGCTTTATT GTCCATCCACAGTTGGATCCAGCTGGTTATTATGCCCAGTTTTTCCGACCAGGTACTGATAGTGATGGCCGTCTTTCTCCTTTTGCTTCTGCCGGGGCAACCACCAAGTACAACGGCAATATTACAGTGCTGCCCGCTCCAAATTCTCAATCTCCTCAAGAG GGTATCTTGTCCACAGCAGGTCAAACCCCAATTACAACTCAAGCTGCAGGACTGATGCAAAGTACAATAGCCGTTACTCAGCAGCCTGTCCCAGTTTTCCGGCCGAGTGCGGTTCATTTATCCCATTACCCTCCAAACTACATTCCTTATGGTCACTACTTTTCACCATTCTATGTCCCACCTCCAGCAATCCACCAATTTTTGGGTAACGGTGCGTTTCCTCAACAACCTCAAGCCACCACCGTATATCCATCTCCTCCAACAGTGGCAGCCCCAGGAATCAAATATCCTCTTCCACAATTCAAACCTGGAACAAATGCAGCAAACCCAACTCACCTCGTAATGCCAAACGCTTTTGGACTATATGGCTCCTCTCCAGCTGGTTATAATCATAATTCCGCAACAGCTGCAGGGAATTCGAACTCTAATGAGGATCTCGGTTCCTCCCAATTCAAGGAAAGTAATGTATACATCACTGGACCACAG AGTGAAGGTTCAGCAGTGTGGGTGGCTGCACCTGGCCGAGACATGACTAATTTGCCCACCAGTTCATTCTACAACCTTCCCCCTCAAGGTCCGCACGTGACTTTTGCCCCAACTCAGGCTGGCCATGGCACTTTCGCAAGCATCTATCACCCCGCCCAAGCAGTGACAGCTGCAGCAGTCCATCCACTGTTGCAGCAATCTCAAACAATGGCAGGAGCAGTTGACATGGTAGGACCAGGTGGAAATGTTTATCAGCAACCTCAACATGCACAGATCAATTGGCCAAGCAATTACTAG
- the LOC131619280 gene encoding uncharacterized protein LOC131619280, with product MDSDDSDNYDQEFWELVEEEFMDNSDEEQELQNELQSGSSSRPKKRTTIDRGREEGHNRLFNDYFSKNSVYTDVQFRRRFRMHRHVFLRIIDALGNHDEYFQMRVDATGKMGLSPLQKCTSAIRMLAYGSAADIVDEYVRIGESTSIECLQRFVQGVNAVFGAEYLRKPNNTDVEHLLQMGESRGFPGMLGSIDCMHWEWKNCPVAWKGQFCRGDHGKPTIMLEAVASQDLWIWHAFFGIVGSNNDINVLNQSNVFNDILEGLAPNVQYTINETPYNMGYYLADGIYPEWATFVKTISIPQGEKKKLFAQHQESARKDVERAFGVLQSRFAIIRGPARAWHMDTLKHTIYACIILHNMIVEDERHTYGGNFDYSYDNVDDNNSTTETFSGPHPNLATRLQRRASIREKQVHRQLQGNLVEYIWERFGHVDDEV from the coding sequence ATGGATTCAGACGATTCAGATAATTACGATCAAGAATTTTGGGAGTTGGTTGAAGAAGAATTTATGGACAACAGTGATGAAGAACAAGAGCTTCAGAATGAACTTCAATCTGGAAGTTCCTCTAGGCCAAAGAAAAGAACAACGATAGATCGAGGTCGTGAAGAAGGGCATAATCGATTGTTCAATGACTACTTCTCGAAAAATTCAGTATACACAGATGTTCAATTCCGAAGAAGGTTCAGAATGCATAGGCATGTATTTCTTCGAATTATAGATGCCCTTGGAAATCATGATGAATATTTCCAAATGAGGGTCGATGCAACTGGTAAAATGGGTCTTTCACCATTGCAGAAATGTACATCTGCTATTCGTATGTTGGCGTATGGGTCTGCTGCTGACATTGTAGACGAGTATGTTCGAATCGGTGAAAGCACTTCAATTGAGTGCTTACAAAGATTCGTTCAGGGCGTGAATGCTGTATTTGGGGCTGAGTATTTGAGAAAGCCTAACAACACTGATGTTGAACATCTTTTACAAATGGGAGAGTCACGTGGCTTTCCAGGTATGTTGGGTTCTATTGATTGTATGCATTGGGAATGGAAAAATTGTCCTGTTGCATGGAAAGGACAGTTTTGTCGAGGTGATCATGGTAAGCCCACAATCATGCTTGAAGCAGTGGCATCACAAGACTTATGGATTTGGCATGCTTTTTTTGGTATTGTAGGTTCAAACAATGACATTAATGTGTTAAACCAATCTAATGTGTTTAACGATATTTTGGAAGGACTTGCTCCCAATGTGCAATATACAATCAATGAGACACCATATAATATGGGGTATTATTTAGCAGATGGTATATATCCTGAGTGGGCTACATTTGTCAAAACCATTTCAATACCACaaggagaaaagaaaaagttatttGCTCAACATCAAGAATCAGCTAGAAAAGATGTGGAGCGGGCATTTGGAGTGCTTCAATCTCGATTTGCAATTATACGTGGCCCAGCACGTGCTTGGCACATGGACACCCTCAAGCATACCATATATGCATGCATCATATTGCACAACATGATTGTTGAAGACGAACGACATACATATGGAGGTAATTTTGATTACTCTTATGATAATGTGGATGACAACAACTCAACAACCGAAACATTTAGCGGTCCTCATCCGAATCTTGCAACAAGACTACAAAGAAGAGCAAGTATTCGAGAAAAACAAGTTCATCGTCAACTTCAAGGAAATTTAGTCGAGTATATTTGGGAACGTTTTGGACATGTAGATGATGaagtttaa
- the LOC131619281 gene encoding glutathione S-transferase T3-like has protein sequence MDPNHFHYQQAMFNFMQNYQNPNLQNSQIPPMPPFSTQVPPFSTQVGTENEERDPIVGVDQKAESFWVRVAANYNQYRGQSREKLKGQSKCRWHRINGLVQKFVGCCKQAVNGKKSGTSENDVMAAANAFFAQDQGTTFNLEYAWRLLKDEPKWMGESIESSSKITKTYASEASSENPNTPSSYEFNSSSPMERPMGQKAAKRKGKAKEIPNETQDARNKRAMLMERLAQSKEDEIELKVVQLMMKDTSTMSDSQRDIHEKYCNKMKKNMKCS, from the exons ATGGATCCTAATCATTTTCATTATCAACAAGCTATGTTCAATTTcatgcaaaattatcaaaatccTAATCTTCAAAATTCTCAAATTCCACCGATGCCACCATTTTCTACTCAAGTTCCACCATTTTCTACTCAAGTTGGTACTGAAAATGAAGAAAgg GATCCAATTGTGGGAGTTGATCAAAAGGCTGAGAGTTTTTGGGTAAGAGTCGCTGCCAATTATAACCAGTATCGTGGGCAATCGCGGGAAAAGTTAAAGGGACAATCAAAATGTCGATGGCATCGAATAAATGGCTTGGTTCAAAAATTTGTTGGGTGTTGCAAACAAGCTGTTAATGGAAAGAAAAGTGGGACATCGGAGAACGATGTCATGGCCGCTGCAAATGCATTTTTTGCTCAGGATCAAGGTACAACATTCAACCTTGAGTACGCATGGAGATTGttaaaagatgaacctaaatGGATGGGAGAATCGATTGAAAgttcttcaaaaataacaaagACTTATGCTAGTGAGGCATCATCGGAGAACCCAAATACACCTTCAAGTTATGAGTTTAACTCATCATCACCAATGGAGCGTCCAATGGGACAAAAAGCAGCAAAAAGGAAGGGTAAGGCAAAGGAAATTCCAAATGAAACGCAAGATGCAAGGAATAAAAGAGCAATGTTAATGGAAAGACTAGCGCAAAGTAAGGAGGACGAGATAGAATTAAAGGTAGTGCAACTAATGATGAAAGACACTTCTACTATGAGCGATAGTCAACGAGatattcatgaaaaatattgtaataagatgaaaaaaaatatgaaatgtaGTTAG
- the LOC131620709 gene encoding GBF-interacting protein 1-like isoform X2, with protein sequence MSGSGFRASIPNSVKKTIQNIKEITGNHSDEDIYAMLKECSMDPNETTQKLLLQDTFHEVKRKRDKRKESLNNREHVEPRGRPGTHGRGPRGGRGNFSSHNISHDASGRKTSVTGKDSGARLPSEKIAPQPSASQEIISKGKSSGTSSAPITANGPTNVASGTISSASPSPSPAANEDIMVQSSVNNNNNNNVDSASSSDKSNPVATIASGTGPAASSAVYFSSDPVLVPSDNSWLPGVVGAIRHEVGNQHSLGESNAVNSAKNKLTAASETGSSSVQGKIQSKSPRVAKNHGNEIPSPSSSVTLGSPSVSRPSSNYNNRSQQLNGPQKAVSNKEWKPKPTNTYNQNSRPATAPEAPPVSAEVPRQLQSASSALDTEIATSELQRKLENLRIPQHQHVILPNHIIVPDSEKNKFCFGTLGVNFGVDTTSYVSGPASEKSSNSTPLSETSQNIEETAEEQDSSQNGTLTSEVEDYPDHPLSPNNTPVNLESGEVDGSSSTNQESNESKQDNAFPSEGHQYPGVHISPNYSYGFVPPMLGPQLTPFDNSESQARDISRLPSFIVHPQLDPAGYYAQFFRPGTDSDGRLSPFASAGATTKYNGNITVLPAPNSQSPQEGILSTAGQTPITTQAAGLMQSTIAVTQQPVPVFRPSAVHLSHYPPNYIPYGHYFSPFYVPPPAIHQFLGNGAFPQQPQATTVYPSPPTVAAPGIKYPLPQFKPGTNAANPTHLVMPNAFGLYGSSPAGYNHNSATAAGNSNSNEDLGSSQFKESNVYITGPQSEGSAVWVAAPGRDMTNLPTSSFYNLPPQGPHVTFAPTQAGHGTFASIYHPAQAVTAAAVHPLLQQSQTMAGAVDMVGPGGNVYQQPQHAQINWPSNY encoded by the exons ATGAGTGGTAGTGGGTTTAGGGCTTCAATTCCAAACAGTGTGAAGAAGACGATCCAGAATATTAAGGAGATCACAGGTAATCATAGTGATGAAGATATCTATGCAATGCTTAAGGAGTGTTCTATGGATCCCAATGAGACCACTCAGAAGCTCCTTCTTCAGG ACACATTTCATGAGGTCAAAAGAAAGAGGGACAAGAGAAAGGAG AGTCTCAACAACAGAGAACATGTAGAGCCACGCGGGAGACCTGGCACCCACGGACGGGGGCCTAGGGGTGGTCGGGGAAATTTTTCTTCTCATAATATATCTCATG ATGCTAGTGGAAGAAAGACTTCTGTTACAGGCAAAGATAGTGGAGCTCGTCTACCTTCTGAAAAAATTGCTCCACAACCATCAGCTTCTCAAGAGATAATATCTAAAGGGAAAAGTTCCGGAACAAG CTCTGCGCCTATTACTGCCAATGGTCCTACAAATGTGGCTTCTGGAACTATTAGTAGCGCGAGTCCTTCCCCATCACCTGCTGCGAACGAAGACATAATGGTTCAATCTTCtgtcaataacaataataataataatgtggaTAGTGCTTCATCTTCTGATAAATCAAATCCAGTTGCAACAATTGCTTCTGGAACTGGGCCGGCAGCCTCATCGGCTGTTTACTTCTCTTCTGATCCAGTATTGGTTCCATCTGATAATTCATGGCTTCCTGGTGTTGTCGGTGCAATTAGACACGAAGTGGGAAACCAACACTCTCTTGGAGAATCAAATGCTGTTAACTCAGCCAAGAACAAACTAACTGCTG CTTCTGAGACTGGTAGCTCTTCTGTGCAAGGAAAGATTCAAAGTAAATCCCCAAGAGTAGCAAAAAATCACGGCAATGAGATACCATCCCCATCATCGTCGGTAACTCTCGGAAGCCCTTCAGTTAGTCGCCCATCCTCTAATTACAATAACCGGTCTCAACAATTAAATGGCCCTCAGAAAG CTGTTTCTAATAAGGAATGGAAACCAAAGCCCACAAACACATATAATCAAAATTCTAGACCTGCTACTGCACCTGAGGCTCCTCCCGTATCAGCTGAAGTACCTAGACAATTACAGTCTGCGTCTAGTGCCCTTGACACTGAAATAGCTACTTCAGAACTTCAGAGAAAGCTGGAGAATTTGCGTATTCCACAGCATCAACATGTTATACTTCCAAATCATATCATAGTACCAGATTCTGAGAAGAATAAGTTTTGCTTTGGAACTTTGGGAGTCAATTTTGGAGTCGATACAACAAGCTATGTTAGTGGCCCAGCTAGTGAAAAGAGTTCCAATTCCACGCCACTTTCTGAAACTTCtcagaatattgaagaaactGCGGAGGAGCAGGATTCAAG TCAAAATGGTACACTTACGTCCGAGGTGGAAGATTATCCTGACCATCCACTCTCACCCAATAACACACCTGTGAATCTAGAATCGGGTGAGGTTGACGGGTCATCCAGTACCAATCAGGAGTCTAATGAGTCCAAGCAAGACAATGCTTTTCCGTCCGAAGGTCATCAATACCCAGGCGTGCATATTTCTCCAAACTACAGTTATGGTTTTGTGCCCCCAATGTTGGGTCCTCAGCTCACACCGTTCGACAATTCCGAGTCTCAGGCACGCGATATTTCTCGGCTTCCAAGCTTTATT GTCCATCCACAGTTGGATCCAGCTGGTTATTATGCCCAGTTTTTCCGACCAGGTACTGATAGTGATGGCCGTCTTTCTCCTTTTGCTTCTGCCGGGGCAACCACCAAGTACAACGGCAATATTACAGTGCTGCCCGCTCCAAATTCTCAATCTCCTCAAGAG GGTATCTTGTCCACAGCAGGTCAAACCCCAATTACAACTCAAGCTGCAGGACTGATGCAAAGTACAATAGCCGTTACTCAGCAGCCTGTCCCAGTTTTCCGGCCGAGTGCGGTTCATTTATCCCATTACCCTCCAAACTACATTCCTTATGGTCACTACTTTTCACCATTCTATGTCCCACCTCCAGCAATCCACCAATTTTTGGGTAACGGTGCGTTTCCTCAACAACCTCAAGCCACCACCGTATATCCATCTCCTCCAACAGTGGCAGCCCCAGGAATCAAATATCCTCTTCCACAATTCAAACCTGGAACAAATGCAGCAAACCCAACTCACCTCGTAATGCCAAACGCTTTTGGACTATATGGCTCCTCTCCAGCTGGTTATAATCATAATTCCGCAACAGCTGCAGGGAATTCGAACTCTAATGAGGATCTCGGTTCCTCCCAATTCAAGGAAAGTAATGTATACATCACTGGACCACAG AGTGAAGGTTCAGCAGTGTGGGTGGCTGCACCTGGCCGAGACATGACTAATTTGCCCACCAGTTCATTCTACAACCTTCCCCCTCAAGGTCCGCACGTGACTTTTGCCCCAACTCAGGCTGGCCATGGCACTTTCGCAAGCATCTATCACCCCGCCCAAGCAGTGACAGCTGCAGCAGTCCATCCACTGTTGCAGCAATCTCAAACAATGGCAGGAGCAGTTGACATGGTAGGACCAGGTGGAAATGTTTATCAGCAACCTCAACATGCACAGATCAATTGGCCAAGCAATTACTAG